A region from the Aeromicrobium choanae genome encodes:
- the folP gene encoding dihydropteroate synthase, with the protein MTLRLGRHSFGDDRTLMMAIVNRTPDSFFDRGATWAEDSAFERVQQVVAEGAEIVDIGGIKAAPGAEIDADEEKRRVVGFVERVRSAFPDVVISVDTWRSEVARAVCEAGADLLNDAWGGADPALAEVAAEFDVAMVCTHTGGITPRTRPHRIEYDDVVADAIASTVAQAERALALGVARESLLIDPAHDFGKNTFHSLEVTRRLGEMVDTGWPVLVSLSNKDFVGETLDRPVGERLLGTLAATAVAATAGARVYRVHQVPETRQVVDMAWTIAGRRPPARAIRGLA; encoded by the coding sequence ATGACGCTTCGCCTCGGGCGCCACAGCTTCGGCGACGACCGCACGCTGATGATGGCCATCGTCAACCGCACGCCGGACTCGTTCTTCGACCGCGGCGCCACGTGGGCCGAGGACTCGGCGTTCGAACGTGTGCAGCAGGTCGTCGCGGAGGGTGCCGAGATCGTCGACATCGGCGGGATCAAGGCCGCCCCCGGCGCCGAGATCGACGCCGACGAGGAGAAGCGCCGCGTCGTCGGGTTCGTCGAGCGCGTGCGGTCCGCCTTCCCCGACGTGGTGATCAGCGTCGACACGTGGCGCTCCGAGGTGGCCCGCGCCGTCTGCGAGGCCGGCGCCGACCTCCTCAACGACGCCTGGGGCGGCGCCGATCCGGCTCTGGCCGAAGTCGCCGCCGAGTTCGACGTCGCGATGGTCTGCACGCACACCGGCGGCATCACTCCACGCACCCGGCCGCACCGCATCGAGTACGACGACGTGGTCGCCGACGCGATCGCGTCCACCGTGGCCCAGGCCGAGCGCGCCCTCGCGCTGGGAGTGGCGCGCGAGAGCCTCCTGATCGATCCGGCGCACGACTTCGGCAAGAACACCTTCCACTCGCTCGAGGTGACCCGCCGCCTGGGCGAGATGGTCGACACCGGCTGGCCGGTGCTCGTGTCACTGTCCAACAAGGACTTCGTCGGCGAGACCCTCGACCGCCCGGTGGGGGAGCGCCTGCTGGGCACGCTCGCCGCCACGGCCGTGGCCGCCACGGCGGGCGCGCGGGTCTACCGCGTCCACCAGGTTCCCGAGACGCGTCAGGTCGTCGACATGGCCTGGACCATCGCGGGCCGACGCCCGCCCGCCCGCGCGATCCGGGGCCTCGCGTGA
- a CDS encoding quinone-dependent dihydroorotate dehydrogenase: protein MAYDALFDSVFARMDPERIHERAFAAIRLGRPVSRLAYRVDPSPVEIMGIEFPHRFGLAAGFDKNARGVLGLLALGFGHVEIGTVTARPQPGNDRPRLFRLVEDHAIVNRMGFNNDGAAVVASRLHRLRGTPAGRRAVIGVNIGKTKVVSAERAAEDYVESARLLTPYADYLVVNVSSPNTPGLRDLQAVESLEPILAAVKGVADGNHGRRVPLVVKIAPDLADEDVDQVTDLVLELGLDGISATNTTIARPAELRTPRDVVDAAGAGGLSGPILAGRAVEVLRRIRARAGAGLTLIGVGGVTDEADVRARIEAGADLVQGYTGFIYEGPKWPSRLAAAAR from the coding sequence GTGGCCTACGACGCGCTCTTCGACTCCGTGTTCGCCCGCATGGATCCCGAGCGCATCCATGAACGCGCCTTCGCCGCGATCCGTCTGGGCCGCCCCGTGTCCCGCCTCGCGTACCGCGTCGACCCGTCGCCGGTCGAGATCATGGGCATCGAGTTCCCGCACCGGTTCGGCCTCGCGGCGGGCTTCGACAAGAACGCCCGCGGAGTGCTGGGCCTGCTCGCCCTCGGCTTCGGTCACGTCGAGATCGGCACGGTCACGGCGCGGCCCCAGCCCGGCAACGACCGTCCACGGCTGTTCCGGCTGGTGGAGGACCACGCGATCGTCAACCGCATGGGCTTCAACAACGACGGTGCCGCCGTGGTGGCCTCCCGCCTGCACCGCCTGCGCGGCACGCCAGCGGGCCGCCGCGCCGTCATCGGCGTGAACATCGGCAAGACCAAGGTCGTCTCCGCCGAGCGCGCGGCCGAGGACTACGTCGAGAGCGCCCGCCTGCTCACGCCGTACGCGGACTACCTCGTCGTCAACGTGTCGAGCCCCAACACCCCGGGCCTGCGCGACCTGCAGGCGGTGGAGTCCCTCGAGCCGATCCTCGCGGCGGTCAAGGGGGTCGCCGACGGCAACCACGGCCGCCGCGTCCCGCTCGTGGTCAAGATCGCCCCCGACCTCGCCGACGAGGACGTCGACCAGGTCACCGACCTCGTCCTCGAGCTGGGCCTCGACGGGATCAGCGCCACCAACACGACGATCGCCCGGCCCGCCGAGCTGCGCACGCCTCGCGACGTCGTCGACGCCGCCGGGGCCGGCGGACTGTCCGGTCCGATCCTGGCCGGCCGCGCCGTCGAGGTGCTGCGCCGCATCCGCGCCCGCGCCGGCGCGGGGCTCACCCTGATCGGCGTCGGCGGGGTCACCGATGAGGCCGACGTGAGGGCTCGGATCGAGGCCGGGGCAGACCTCGTCCAGGGCTACACCGGCTTCATCTACGAGGGCCCGAAGTGGCCCTCGCGGCTCGCCGCCGCCGCGCGATGA
- a CDS encoding class III extradiol ring-cleavage dioxygenase family protein, with the protein MIRRFVVVPPVPALLPRYASLEDPVADLRVSAVAAVRAIVTGAESVAVVGDDPFAESVARALLDAAGFAGTVAADAEVLLVMANGSAKRSEKAPGHFDERALDFDDTVDLALRSGDGARLAALDGGLGADLWASGIETLAKLGNELDGSWQVSVPYADAPHGVLWWVAAWLRA; encoded by the coding sequence GTGATCCGCCGCTTCGTGGTCGTGCCGCCCGTCCCTGCGCTCCTGCCGAGGTACGCGAGCCTCGAGGACCCCGTGGCCGACCTGCGGGTCTCCGCCGTGGCCGCGGTGCGCGCGATCGTCACGGGAGCCGAGTCCGTGGCCGTCGTGGGCGACGACCCCTTCGCCGAGTCGGTGGCCCGCGCCCTGCTCGACGCCGCCGGGTTCGCCGGGACCGTCGCCGCCGATGCCGAGGTGCTGCTCGTGATGGCGAACGGCAGCGCGAAGCGCAGCGAGAAGGCCCCGGGCCACTTCGACGAGCGGGCGCTGGACTTCGACGACACCGTCGACCTCGCGCTGCGCTCGGGCGACGGCGCCCGCCTGGCCGCCCTCGACGGCGGGCTCGGTGCCGATCTGTGGGCCTCGGGCATCGAGACCCTGGCCAAGCTGGGGAACGAGCTCGACGGCAGCTGGCAGGTCTCGGTGCCCTACGCCGACGCCCCCCACGGCGTCCTCTGGTGGGTCGCCGCCTGGCTCCGAGCCTGA